Proteins encoded within one genomic window of Naumovozyma dairenensis CBS 421 chromosome 6, complete genome:
- the YNG1 gene encoding Yng1p (similar to Saccharomyces cerevisiae YNG1 (YOR064C); ancestral locus Anc_5.665), whose protein sequence is MPLTRRTVKTTTDGSIAKISDAMDTIPTAPDNMDTSLGEETDLRYHFLNTLDHFPSKLIRSLWVIQSLDFKLKHMDQPENNALADTDADEYFDFLQDQILSKAAFTTSLIENQIESLKSYEKQLLLQKNIIIKNKRFSNQLPVDNVMKSTRSKIITTPTIITKPKKKTTFKIKLTLKDTSNILKPVSPKIVAAPPPLLYCFCQRPSFGEMIACDNINCPNGEWFHYECVGIKPSSPPKGEWFCSEHCKLLVTMPKKDNNNKGKKKPVKRKSRKR, encoded by the coding sequence ATGCCATTAACCCGACGGACAGTAAAAACCACTACTGATGGTAGCATTGCTAAAATTTCCGATGCAATGGACACGATACCAACTGCCCCAGATAACATGGACACTTCTCTAGGGGAAGAAACAGATCTAAGATACCATTTCTTAAATACATTAGACCATTTCCCAAGTAAACTTATACGATCACTATGGGTGATTCAATCTTTAGACTTCAAATTGAAGCATATGGATCAACCAGAGAATAATGCCCTTGCTGATACTGATGCtgatgaatattttgattttttacAAGATCAAATATTGTCAAAGGCAGCATTTACAAcatcattaattgaaaatcaaatagaatcattgaaaagttACGAAAAgcaattattattacaaaaaaatattatcatcaaaaacaaaagattCTCTAATCAATTACCCGTTGATAACGTAATGAAATCAACTAGatccaaaataataaccaCCCCAACGATCATTACTAAaccaaagaagaagactacctttaaaataaaattaactttaaaagatacatcaaatattttaaaaccTGTATCTCCCAAAATCGTAGCTGCACCACCTCCGTTATTGTACTGTTTTTGTCAAAGGCCATCATTTGGAGAAATGATCGCTTGTGATAATATAAATTGTCCCAACGGTGAATGGTTCCACTATGAATGTGTAGGAATAAAGCCAAGTTCTCCACCAAAGGGAGAATGGTTTTGTAGTGAACATTGTAAGTTATTAGTTACTATGCCCAAGaaggataataataataaaggtaAAAAGAAGCCCGTGAAAAGGAAATCCAGGAAACGATAA
- the NDAI0F00570 gene encoding uncharacterized protein encodes MTATPLTVEMQNINLETETVPVPEPHTPKRGEKNETTIPWYKGYNFRLPKIIIVDDQKLHKGVRKVVVKKNPRFVMLLISIVALFFSALALYWSLTLYYDCGSDYRVLISLILASFTLALRILDVVFWYLSLKQTLYIFDHLKVTTIVLSICSSTSLLLSGFNNIYMKLLNKLGYDKRK; translated from the coding sequence ATGACTGCTACACCATTAACCGTTGAAATGCAAAATATAAATCTTGAAACAGAAACTGTCCCAGTACCAGAACCTCACACCCCAAAACGAGGGgagaaaaatgaaacaacAATTCCTTGGTACAAGGGTTACAATTTTCGGTTAccaaagattattattgttgacGATCAAAAACTACACAAAGGGGTAAGAAAAGTAGtagtgaaaaaaaatccCCGGTTTGTGATGCTTCTCATCTCCATTGTGGctctatttttttctgCCTTGGCTTTGTACTGGTCTCTCACTCTATACTACGACTGCGGCTCTGACTATAGGGTATTGATATCATTAATCCTGGCAAGCTTTACACTAGCTCTCCGTATTCTAGACGTCGTCTTTTGGTATCTAAGTCTAAAACAGACCTTATACATCTTTGATCATCTTAAAGTCACTACCATTGTTTTGAGTATATGTTCTTCTACTTCTTTGTTGCTTTCTGGATTCAATAACATATATATGAAGCTGTTAAACAAACTTGGCTatgataaaagaaaataa
- the VPS5 gene encoding sorting nexin 1 (similar to Saccharomyces cerevisiae YKR078W and VPS5 (YOR069W); ancestral locus Anc_5.670), which produces MDFDNSLDDALKAPVWDDLNPTPQQQHDKEEEQTPLVGDVPKELSDTFADLSVSNNNYLNPMIDTITSEEQHGIEPQNLSSTWEGHKQNTVAPEEKHKADLINSLAPEEDPFDDLNHRYDPPILSKNHDASTILTADGSLFTKNELNGPFSSISDDGLFSGVPKGVDIKFQPVRKIAKPHILFDSTTILQHAKRVGEITTQRKSQDNQDNNEEMEEDIDPLGENAMDDEFVDEPLEEKKLSDNPNGQSEQEHNILHKVNEPLYVLSPKKGSTVNESEKNALETNTTMEKTHEQVPDQKSKPQIEKEKETEEKEIPLVDFKIEVKDPIKVGELTSMHVEYTIIAESTLIESSYAQVTRRYRDFRWLYRQLQNNHLGKVIPPPPEKQAIRRFSGDFIENRRIQMENMLICIATDTILQNDPDFLLFLTSTNFPYDCKNRENLTGSNASNDSNDLSEIYISPIQLFGSEDGIRIIRNGGIDAEVNKGFMGMSFSSAPKYTEIDTFFIEQGKSIDDLEEQLKHIYTHLDLLETQRNELAIAMDDFVSLMHSLADLNVTEKSSDVLINFEEIQKEIKVSLERNSLQESIIMGASIDNYMRALASVKAIFNQRAKLGYFSLVVEEERNKKRIQGEKLQKTINPQGDNKKLELIKFEYRLLNTRLRIIRNKWNEVGEKIKLEVKKFDKEKINEFRNSIEISLESSIEAQKECIELWETFYKNNL; this is translated from the coding sequence ATggattttgataattctCTTGATGATGCTTTAAAGGCCCCTGTTTGGGATGATCTCAATCCTACTcctcaacaacaacatgaCAAAGAAGAGGAACAGACACCATTAGTCGGAGATGTACCCAAAGAATTATCTGATACATTTGCCGATTTGTCAGTtagtaacaataattatttaaacCCTATGATAGATACTATTACTTCTGAGGAACAGCATGGAATTGAACCTCAAAATCTCTCATCTACCTGGGAAGGTCATAAACAAAATACTGTTGCTCCTGAAGAAAAGCATAAGGCAGATTTGATTAACAGTTTGGCTCCAGAAGAAGATCCCTTTGACGACCTGAACCATCGTTATGATCCACCcattttatcaaaaaatCATGATGCAAGTACGATCCTAACCGCTGACGGCTCGTTATTTACCAAGAATGAGTTAAACGGtccattttcttccatAAGTGATGACGGTCTTTTCAGTGGAGTTCCAAAAGGTGTTGACATTAAATTTCAACCAGTTCGTAAGATTGCTAAACCTCATATACTATTTGATTCAACTACAATCTTACAACATGCCAAAAGAGTTGGTGAAATCACCACTCAACGTAAATCTCAGGAtaatcaagataataatgaagaaatggaaGAAGATATAGATCCATTGGGTGAAAACGCAAtggatgatgaatttgttgACGAACcattggaagaaaaaaaattgtctGATAATCCAAATGGACAATCAGAACAAgaacataatatattacaTAAAGTTAATGAACCCCTATATGTATTATCACCCAAGAAAGGTTCTACTGTAAATGAATCCGAAAAGAATGCTTTAGAAACCAATACAACCATGGAAAAGACCCATGAACAAGTACCAGATCAGAAATCAAAACCGCAAatagaaaaagaaaaagaaacagaagagaaagaaattCCATTAGTTGATTTTAAAATAGAAGTTAAAGATCCAATCAAAGTAGGTGAATTAACTTCCATGCACGTTGAATATACCATCATTGCTGAATCTACATTAATAGAATCCAGTTATGCTCAAGTGACAAGACGCTATAGAGATTTTAGATGGTTATATCgtcaattacaaaataacCATTTGGGTAAAGTAATCCCACCACCACCTGAAAAGCAAGCTATAAGAAGGTTTTCTGGAGATTTCATTGAGAATAGAAGAATtcaaatggaaaatatgTTAATTTGCATTGCTACAGATActattttacaaaatgatCCTGATTTCTTACTTTTCCTGACAAGTACAAATTTCCCTTATGATTGTAAAAATCGTGAGAATTTAACTGGTTCTAACGCATCAAATGATAGTAATGATCTTTCAGAAATTTATATAAGTCCGATTCAATTATTTGGTTCTGAAGATGGGATACGAATCATTAGGAATGGTGGTATTGATGCAGAAGTCAATAAAGGATTTATGGGTATGTCATTTTCATCTGCACCTAAATATACTGAAATTGatacatttttcattgaacAAGGTAAATCCATCgatgatttagaagaaCAGTTGAAACACATATATACACATTTAGATCTACTAGAGACCCAACGAAATGAGTTGGCCATTGCAATGGATGATTTTGTATCTTTAATGCATTCTTTAGCGGACCTGAATGTGACAGAAAAAAGTTCAGAtgtattaataaattttgaagaaattcaaaaggaaattaaagTATCTCTAGAAAGGAATTCCTTACAAGagtcaataataatgggaGCTAGTATAGATAATTATATGAGGGCATTAGCTAGTGTTAAAGCTATTTTCAATCAAAGGGCAAAATTAggatatttttcacttgTTGTTGAAGAGGAAAGGAATAAGAAAAGGATTCAAGGTGAAAAGTTacaaaaaacaattaatcCGCAAGGCGATAACAAGAAACTTGAATTAATAAAGTTTGAATATAGACTTTTGAATACAAGGTTACGCAttataagaaataaatgGAATGAAGTTGGTGAAAAGATCAAATTGGAAGTTAAAAAGTTTGATAAGGAGAAGATAAACGAGTTCCGAAATAGTATCGAGATATCGTTAGAATCATCCATAGAAGCTCAAAAGGAATGTATTGAGCTTTGGGAGACATTTTATAAGAATAATCTATAA
- the ALG8 gene encoding dolichyl-P-Glc:Glc1Man(9)GlcNAc(2)-PP-dolichol alpha-1,3-glucosyltransferase (similar to Saccharomyces cerevisiae ALG8 (YOR067C); ancestral locus Anc_5.669), producing the protein MSVTTKENKLLLQEKQDNNKNNHPKEKSRYSLWNFWICSLALKILLFPDYYSTDFDVHRNWLAITNKLPLKEWYYEHTSQWTLDYPPFFAYFEWFMSQFVPKVVRDDGCLDIVPVGQFGWATVVFQRTSVIISEILLFVVLQWFINKSKDNERTQSFIVATSIILSPGFLIIDHIHFQYNGFLFAILIASIVAAKQERYLLCGLFYSIALCFKHIFLYLAPCYFVFLLRAYVLNVKNFKFKSYKDLILLIQWNNLFKLGGIVLSIFGICFLPFIYHLPQVFTRLFPFGRGLTHAYWAPNFWAIYSFTDKIATTLLLKLPYVHKLLCKCIKHPLFPTTREEIQSRIMEYGNNGSKGLVEDVYFIILPQIIPKLSFILTGFYQLLAVVPLLFDPSFKRFIGSLTLCGMASFLFGWHVHEKAILLVIIPFSFLVVCDRRLLTSFMLVSSAGYVSLFPLLYKNDDFLIKTLYTYIWCVIYFFSLRKTTKLSSSVERRIFFFDRLAIIYIIGLVPMVFIIQFIDLLKGKYVIFEKFEFLSLMIYSVYCSVGVISSWIGLSWLYNFDEPLWMTSKE; encoded by the coding sequence ATGTCTGTCACTACGAAGGAGAATAAATTACTTCTACAAGAGAaacaagataataataagaacaATCATCCGAAAGAGAAAAGTCGATACTCATTATGGAACTTTTGGATCTGTTCATTAGCGTTAAAAATTCTATTATTCCCAGATTATTACAGTACAGATTTTGATGTTCATAGAAATTGGTTAGCCATTACGAATAAATTACCATTGAAGGAATGGTACTATGAACATACGTCACAATGGACACTCGATTATCCGCCATTTTTTGCATATTTTGAATGGTTCATGTCACAATTTGTTCCAAAAGTGGTCCGTGATGATGGATGTTTAGACATTGTTCCAGTGGGTCAATTTGGTTGGGCCACCGTTGTGTTTCAAAGAACAAGTGTCATAATTAgtgaaattttattatttgttgtcTTACAATGGTTTATTAATAAGAgtaaagataatgaaagaaCTCAAAGTTTTATTGTTGCCACCAGTATCATCTTATCTCCTGGgtttttaataattgatcacatacattttcaatataatgGATTTTTGTTTGCCATTTTAATTGCATCAATTGTTGCAGCAAAGCAAGAACGTTATTTATTATGTGGTCTATTTTATTCTATCGCTTTATGTTTCAAACATATCTTCCTATATTTAGCACCATgttattttgttttcttattgAGAGCATATGTTTTAaatgtgaaaaatttcaaatttaaaagctataaagatttaattcttttaattcaatGGAATAATTTGTTTAAATTAGGCGGGATAGTCTTAAGTATATTTGGTATATGTTTCTTACCATTCATTTATCATTTACCTCAAGTATTTACAAGATTATTCCCATTCGGTAGAGGTTTAACGCATGCATATTGGGCGCCTAATTTTTGGGCCATTTATTCTTTTACTGATAAGATTGCCACTACATTATTGTTGAAGTTACCATATGTTCATAAATTATTATGCAAATGTATTAAACATCCATTATTCCCTACGACACGTGAAGAAATCCAATCTAGAATAATGGAATACGGTAATAATGGTAGTAAGGGTTTAGTTGAAgatgtttattttattatcttaCCCCAAATTATTCCTAAATTAAGTTTCATTTTGACAGGATTTTATCAACTTTTAGCTGTAGttcctttattatttgatccATCATTTAAAAGGTTTATCGGATCATTGACTTTATGTGGTATGgcatcatttttatttggttGGCATGTTCATGAAAAGGCGattttattagttattattccattttcattcttaGTGGTTTGTGATAGAAGGTTATTAACTAGTTTCATGTTAGTTAGTTCTGCAGGTTATGTTTCATTATTcccattattatataagaatgatgattttttgaTTAAGACATTATACACATATATTTGGTgtgttatatatttcttttccttgAGAAAGACTACCAAATTATCATCGAGTGTTGAAAGAaggattttcttttttgataGATTGGCtataatttatattattggGTTAGTTCCAATGGTCTTTATTATACAATTTATTGACTTACTAAAGGGAAAATATGTTATCTTTgagaaatttgaattcttaAGTTTAATGATTTACAGTGTTTATTGTTCTGTTGGTGTTATAAGTTCATGGATTGGATTATCATGGCTTTATAATTTTGACGAACCATTATGGATGACTTCTAAggaatga
- the MSA1 gene encoding Msa1p (similar to Saccharomyces cerevisiae YKR077W and YOR066W; ancestral locus Anc_5.668): protein MSSKQQSSSLGSEASTTPKRKRGRPPIMKHYPDPLHSPMAHSSMKVKKRLSTQDFSKPTMKINKFTSSPRNNDHQQLNSIYSTPTKNNNITNSNSNSSSNNKGTHARQKRFRGNILLSSSSFSPLSLPRSISKSRSSTNTPEIENKSSLHSSDSKSITLSAPLITTPTNNKSKSNSRSNDSITTTMSKKRNNIFSSVSPSNNKSTEIEQQSLYSPSPQLNEKTKVQHHFNLSLNIDSNGKAKIQPIIKQNNQPSKNNQNNDDVSSLTNNNNHYHNNSSSSMNIPSSQFIKYSPVSPIRPNIMIIPETPKSNNTNQKSNRMHDNQQSPIPIHMEFPSSDKRSNIQSFSSPCFKNNNKNDKPSYIQDQEQQSIFKYIYNDPLLVNDQINTNNTNRSPFFNYNSNNNNNNINMSPYRNNLFMSPRKFLTISNSNDNSPSSTLSTNNRNIMMTMSPQRIKTSSSTSSSSYNDNEIKNIITTNSPFSPIKQLQQRQLPSHAYIPNSINDAIQNFQNEQKQIQIHKRNNIQNIYIQNQTNGHTEQQQQYERQQQRLLFSIFQNEQEQTNNDNNNDLKSNDNHKS, encoded by the coding sequence ATGTCATCAAAACAACAATCATCCTCATTAGGATCTGAAGCATCAACAACAccgaaaaggaaaagaggTAGACCTCCCATCATGAAACATTATCCTGATCCATTACATAGTCCTATGGCTCATTCCTCaatgaaagtgaaaaaaagaTTATCTACTcaagatttttcaaaaccaacaatgaaaattaataaattcacTTCATCTCCAAGAAATAATGATCATCAACAATTGAATTCTATTTATTCTACTCCaaccaaaaataataatatcactAATAGTAACAGcaatagtagtagtaataataaggGTACGCACGCTCGACAGAAAAGGTTCAGAGGAAATATATTACTCTCATCCTCGTCATTTTCACCTTTATCGTTACCAAgatcaatatcaaaatcaagatCTTCTACAAATACTCCTGAAATTGAGAACAAATCAAGTCTACATTCATCCGattcaaaatcaattacCCTATCAGCACCTCTAATTACAACACCAACTAACAACAAAAGTAAGTCTAACTCTCGTTCGAATGATTCgattacaacaacaatgagcaagaaaagaaataatattttctcaAGTGTAAGTCCctccaataataaatctacCGAGATAGAACAACAATCTTTATATTCTCCTTCACCacaattaaatgaaaaaaccAAAGTACAGCATCATTTTAATCTGTCTTTAAATATCGATAGCAATGGAAAGGCAAAGATTCAACCAATTatcaaacaaaataatcaaCCTTCGAAAAATAATcagaataatgatgatgtgTCGTCattaacaaataataataatcattatcataataatagttCTTCCTCTATGAACATTCCATCTTCACaatttataaaatattcaCCAGTATCACCCATACGAccaaatataatgattatCCCTGAAACACCTAAATCAAATAACACTAATCAAAAGTCAAACCGAATGCATGATAATCAACAATCtccaattccaattcataTGGAATTCCCATCTTCTGATAAAAGATCAAATATacaatcattttcatctcCTTGTTTcaagaataataacaaaaatgaCAAGCCATCATACATTCAAGatcaagaacaacaatccatcttcaaatatatttataatgatCCATTACTGGTTAATgatcaaataaatacaaataatacaaatcGATCAcctttcttcaattataatagtaataataacaacaataacattAATATGAGTCCCTATAGAAATAATTTGTTTATGTCTCCAAGAAAGTTTCTTACAATaagtaatagtaatgataattCTCCATCATCCACATTATCGACAAATAATAggaatataatgatgacAATGAGTCCACAAAGAATCAAGACATCTTCTTCCACATCTTCCTCGTCATATAACGACAACGagataaagaatattattaccacTAATTCACCATTTTCACCAATTAAACAACTACAACAGCGACAATTACCGTCACATGCTTatattccaaattcaataaatgaCGCAATAcaaaatttccaaaatgaacaaaaacaaatacaaatacataAACGTAACAATatccaaaatatatatattcaaaatcaGACAAACGGACATacagaacaacaacaacaatatgagagacaacaacaacggctactcttttcaatatttcaaaatgaacaagaacaaacaaataatgataataataatgacttGAAAAGTAACGACAACCATAAAAGCTGA
- the NDAI0F00560 gene encoding casein kinase II subunit alpha/alpha' (similar to Saccharomyces cerevisiae CKA2 (YOR061W); ancestral locus Anc_5.662) produces the protein MTLGSTTLNEKSCRVYSVSRVYKDACTKRPQEYWDYEQIKPLKWGDVSEYEIMEKVGHGKYSEVFRGIHIMSKSRCVIKALKPVRLRKIHREISMLMNLSGGPNIVELLDIVKNQKTKIPALIFEEVENVDFKQLYPLFTFAELQCYFAQLLEALDYAHSMGVMHRDVKPQNIMINPFKRQLKLIDWGLAEYYHPGVDYNVRVASRYHKGPELLVELKQYDYSLDLWSVGCMIAAIVFKREPMFRGNSNTDQLVQITKVLGTKKLFLYLDKYGIELPHEYDTLIKQRPRIPWEDFVNVQTPLATPETIDLIDKLVRYDHQERLTAKETLNHKFFKMDPKDFSSTKAL, from the coding sequence ATGACATTGGGTTCTACAACCTTAAACGAGAAATCATGTCGAGTATACTCAGTCTCCAGAGTCTATAAAGATGCATGTACAAAAAGACCCCAAGAGTATTGGGATTATGAACAAATAAAACCATTAAAATGGGGAGATGTCTCTGAATATGAAATTATGGAGAAAGTTGGTCATGGTAAATACTCTGAAGTATTTAGAGGTATCCATATTATGTCAAAATCAAGATGCGTCATTAAAGCACTTAAACCTGTCAGATTAAGGAAAATTCACAGAGAAATTAGCatgttgatgaatttatcTGGTGGTCCAAATATTGTTGAATTGTTAGATATCGTGAAAAACCAAAAGACGAAGATTCCAGCTTTGATATTCGAAGAAGTGGAAAACGTAGATTTTAAACAATTATATCCCCTTTTCACTTTTGCAGAGTTACAATGTTATTTCGCGCAATTATTAGAGGCATTGGACTATGCTCATTCAATGGGTGTAATGCATCGAGATGTTAAGCCTcagaatataatgataaacCCATTTAAAAgacaattgaaattaatagaTTGGGGCCTCGCGGAATATTATCATCCAGGGGTAGATTATAATGTTAGAGTCGCATCAAGGTATCATAAAGGTCCTGAATTGTTAGTAGAATTAAAACAGTACGATTACTCTTTAGATTTATGGAGTGTAGGATGTATGATTGCGGCAATTGTATTTAAAAGGGAACCAATGTTTAGAGGGAATTCCAATACTGATCAATTGGTACAAATCACAAAAGTTTTAGGTACCAAGAAACTTTTTTTATATCTTGATAAATATGGTATTGAGTTACCTCATGAATATGATACTCTCATAAAACAACGTCCGAGGATTCCTTGGGAAGATTTTGTAAATGTTCAAACCCCTTTAGCCACACCAGAaacaattgatttaatagATAAATTAGTAAGGTATGATCATCAAGAAAGATTAACAGCAAAGGAAACATTAAACCATAAGTTCTTCAAAATGGACCCGAAGGATTTTTCCTCCACGAAAGcattataa
- the CYT1 gene encoding ubiquinol--cytochrome-c reductase catalytic subunit CYT1 (similar to Saccharomyces cerevisiae CYT1 (YOR065W); ancestral locus Anc_5.666) codes for MFLNRIPKSLSRRSYSLTTNAIKQNTSKSKSYSKWLTTGAILTGISTSTLLYTDSLTAEAMTAAEHGLHPPAFAWSHNGPLETFDHASIRRGYQVYREVCAACHSLDRVAWRTMVGVSHSEDEVKAMAEEFEYDDEPDEQGNPKKRIGKLADYIPGPYPNEQAARAANQGALPPDLSLIVKARHGAADYIFSLLTGYPDDPPSGVVLPPGSNYNPYFPGGSIAMARVLFDDLVEYEDGTPATTSQMAKDVTTFLNWAAEPEHDERKRLGLKAMLILSTLYLLSVWVKKFKWAGIKNRKFVFNPPKTSASSSTHPSTLTKPSKFTQPPKKD; via the coding sequence ATGTTTTTAAATAGAATCCCCAAATCACTCTCGAGAAGATCATATTCTCTTACGACAAATGCAATAAAGCAAAATACATcgaaatcaaaatcatattCCAAATGGTTAACCACAGGTGCCATACTTACAGGTATCAGCACCTCGACTTTACTCTACACAGACTCCTTAACTGCAGAGGCAATGACCGCTGCAGAACATGGTCTTCATCCTCCTGCCTTTGCTTGGTCACATAATGGACCCTTGGAAACATTCGATCATGCATCCATTAGAAGGGGTTATCAAGTCTACAGAGAAGTTTGTGCAGCCTGTCATTCATTAGACAGAGTCGCATGGAGAACCATGGTAGGAGTCTCTCATTCCGAGGATGAAGTGAAAGCTATGGCTGAAGAATTCGAATACGATGATGAGCCTGATGAACAAGGTAATCCTAAGAAAAGAATTGGGAAATTGGCTGATTATATCCCAGGTCCATACCCTAATGAACAAGCTGCTCGTGCTGCTAATCAAGGTGCTTTACCTCCAGATTTATCTTTGATCGTGAAAGCGAGACATGGTGCTGCTGATTATATCTTTTCATTGTTAACTGGTTATCCAGATGATCCTCCAAGTGGTGTCGTTTTGCCTCCAGGTTCTAATTATAATCCTTATTTCCCAGGTGGATCAATCGCTATGGCTAGAGTCctatttgatgatttggTAGAATATGAGGATGGGACACCTGCAACGACTTCTCAAATGGCTAAAGATGTTACAACGTTTTTGAATTGGGCTGCTGAACCAGAACATGatgaaaggaaaagattAGGTTTGAAGGCAATGTTGATATTGTCAACCTTGTATTTATTATCCGTTTGGGttaagaaattcaaatggGCTGGTATTAAGAATAGAAAATTTGTATTTAATCCTCCAAAGACATCTGCTTCATCATCTACTCATCCATCAACTTTGACCAAACCTTCTAAGTTCACTCAACCACCAAAGAAAGATTAA
- the NDAI0F00550 gene encoding uncharacterized protein (similar to Saccharomyces cerevisiae YKR075C and YOR062C; ancestral locus Anc_5.663) has product MTSLDDTIISYQNMMLLDNVTNYSKESIDYFNFNFKLLDYQRDIPLAWGLLLKMRKHRLLRLPSCPLEDNMEYSIYLSRLHHCLWRRWSMETFHLKNSKINPLELNWNKELDMTVLYGPDLANFNSEAFKIEQESLVDGIYDIPCNTTTAKNDIITEELIEVDSDVSEMDSSFEDSLSVESIFDSKTKSNLMRKDHSTKRKHLKFNNIVSRRDIDRHGHFFESHLLINDSCPQ; this is encoded by the coding sequence ATGACAAGTCTAGATGATACGATTATTTCGTATCAAAATATGATGCTATTAGACAATGTTACAAACTATTCAAAGGAATCAATAgattatttcaatttcaatttcaaattattggATTACCAAAGAGACATCCCATTAGCATGGGGGCTTCTATTGAAAATGCGTAAACATAGATTACTTCGGTTACCAAGTTGTCCATTAGAAGACAACATGGAATActcaatatatttatcaagaTTACATCATTGTCTTTGGAGGCGTTGGTCTATGGAAACATTCCATTTAAAGAACTCAAAGATTAATCCATTGGAAttaaattggaataaagaattagaCATGACTGTTCTTTACGGTCCAGATTTAGCTAATTTTAATTCAGAGGCATTCAAAATCGAGCAAGAATCATTAGTGGATGGTATATATGATATTCCTTGTAATACTACCACCGCCAAAAACGACATAATAACAGAGGAATTAATAGAAGTAGACTCAGATGTTTCTGAAATGGATAGTTCGTTCGAAGATTCGTTATCTGTCGAGTCCATTTTTGATTCTAAAACTAAAAGTAATCTAATGAGGAAAGACCACAGTACGAAAAGGAAACATctaaaatttaataatatagtATCTAGAAGAGATATTGACCGTCATGGTCATTTCTTCGAATCACATTTATTGATCAATGATTCCTGTCCACAATGA